In Hyphomicrobiales bacterium, a genomic segment contains:
- a CDS encoding divergent polysaccharide deacetylase family protein, which translates to MKNLTKPLGVHGKKAPFEIKGGISSLWGNIPFFGMSVGIVSAVLLGMIIWVAAVDDPKGGEPIVNARILEPKFDSKDRDVGIVAVQNGPVLEALDIEDQAQLSELVADEQPTAIDPNEILIYDPTAAPKSTGRISLSTVAENNLIEKSRYGFLPKIGVNGEKSVRAYSRPAGIVSGRKNQIAIIIGGLGLNETTTQSVLTDLPAETTLAFAPYANGLFDWMAQARGRGHELLIQLPLEPFDYPNNDPGPKTLLVDDIWDANVDRLHWLLSRMTNYVGVVNYLGARYSASPEALRPLFNELRSRGLLYVDDGSTPLSRSSEVADELNVPFAQSSLVLDTLLTAEDIDAQLLELESLAREKGIAIGVASAFPITVKRLKRWAEGAERRGIKLIPISATLNKSSF; encoded by the coding sequence TTGAAAAACCTCACGAAACCTCTCGGTGTTCATGGCAAGAAAGCACCCTTTGAAATTAAGGGCGGGATTAGCTCCTTGTGGGGTAATATACCCTTTTTTGGTATGTCTGTGGGAATCGTGTCAGCAGTCTTGTTGGGCATGATTATTTGGGTTGCCGCTGTTGATGACCCTAAAGGCGGCGAGCCTATTGTGAATGCACGCATACTTGAACCAAAATTCGACAGTAAAGACCGTGATGTTGGTATTGTTGCCGTCCAAAATGGGCCTGTGCTAGAGGCTTTGGATATAGAAGATCAAGCTCAATTGAGCGAATTGGTTGCTGATGAACAACCAACAGCGATCGATCCTAATGAGATATTGATCTATGATCCCACTGCGGCGCCTAAATCTACTGGGCGGATCAGTCTTTCAACCGTGGCTGAGAACAACCTGATTGAGAAATCCCGATACGGGTTTCTTCCAAAAATAGGTGTTAACGGTGAGAAATCTGTTAGGGCCTATAGCCGACCTGCGGGGATTGTGAGCGGGCGTAAAAATCAAATTGCTATTATTATAGGCGGGCTGGGGCTTAATGAAACAACCACGCAAAGCGTGCTGACTGATTTGCCAGCTGAGACAACGCTTGCTTTTGCCCCCTATGCTAATGGCTTGTTTGACTGGATGGCACAGGCGCGCGGGCGTGGGCATGAACTTTTAATTCAATTACCCTTGGAGCCGTTTGATTATCCAAACAATGATCCGGGCCCTAAAACTTTATTGGTAGATGATATTTGGGATGCCAATGTTGATCGCCTGCACTGGCTTTTGAGCCGGATGACCAATTATGTGGGTGTTGTGAATTATTTGGGTGCCAGATACTCAGCCTCGCCAGAGGCTTTGAGGCCTCTGTTTAATGAACTTCGTTCGCGTGGTTTGCTTTATGTTGATGATGGCTCAACACCACTCAGTCGTTCGTCTGAAGTGGCGGATGAGTTAAACGTTCCATTTGCGCAAAGTTCGCTCGTGCTGGATACATTGCTCACCGCTGAGGATATTGATGCTCAGCTTCTCGAGCTTGAAAGCCTTGCGCGTGAAAAAGGTATTGCTATTGGTGTCGCCTCAGCTTTCCCTATTACCGTCAAGCGTTTGAAGCGCTGGGCAGAAGGTGCTGAACGGCGTGGCATTAAACTCATTCCAATTTCTGCGACACTGAATAAGTCTAGTTTTTAG
- a CDS encoding RNA pyrophosphohydrolase gives MTKTLTHDDLPYRPCVGVVLFNKAGQVWLGKRQWSHVPEHRDDEHQWQWPQGGIDEGEDPLEAAKRELFEETNVSSISLLGDVPDWLSYDLQKEMLGIGLKGKYRGQTQRWFAFRFEGDDSEINVVTPGGGEHSAEFSQWRWAALEEAPDLVVPFKRDVYQKVVESFQRFI, from the coding sequence ATGACGAAGACCCTCACTCACGACGATTTGCCATATCGACCTTGCGTTGGTGTGGTGTTGTTTAATAAGGCCGGACAAGTTTGGCTGGGTAAGCGACAATGGTCGCATGTACCGGAGCATCGCGATGATGAGCACCAATGGCAATGGCCTCAAGGTGGCATCGATGAGGGCGAAGATCCGCTTGAGGCCGCGAAACGTGAACTATTTGAAGAGACAAATGTTTCATCCATTTCGTTGCTTGGGGATGTGCCAGACTGGTTAAGTTACGATTTGCAAAAAGAAATGCTTGGTATTGGCCTGAAAGGTAAATACCGCGGACAGACTCAGCGCTGGTTTGCTTTTCGTTTTGAAGGCGATGATAGCGAGATTAATGTTGTAACGCCGGGCGGCGGAGAACATTCGGCAGAGTTTTCACAGTGGCGATGGGCTGCTTTAGAAGAGGCTCCAGACCTTGTGGTACCGTTTAAGCGGGATGTTTATCAAAAAGTGGTCGAGAGCTTTCAGCGGTTTATTTAG
- a CDS encoding EVE domain-containing protein, protein MAYWLFKSEPFKWSWDMQKAKGDAGEEWDGIRNYQARNFMRTMKIGDKAFFYHSNEGLEIVGIAEVCAEIHPDSTTDDERWECVDIKAICDMPTPVTLKQVKATESLADMSLVTSMRLSVQPVKPEEWAIVCKMGGLDPDSLKPL, encoded by the coding sequence ATGGCATATTGGTTATTCAAGTCCGAGCCTTTTAAGTGGTCATGGGACATGCAGAAAGCCAAAGGTGATGCTGGTGAAGAGTGGGACGGAATCCGTAATTATCAAGCCCGCAACTTCATGCGCACCATGAAAATCGGCGATAAAGCCTTCTTCTATCACTCTAATGAAGGCCTAGAAATCGTAGGTATTGCAGAGGTTTGCGCTGAAATACACCCCGATTCCACGACCGATGATGAGCGCTGGGAATGCGTTGATATAAAAGCCATTTGCGACATGCCAACACCCGTTACATTAAAACAGGTGAAAGCAACTGAAAGCCTCGCAGATATGTCACTGGTCACTTCAATGCGCTTATCTGTCCAGCCCGTAAAACCAGAAGAATGGGCGATTGTGTGCAAAATGGGTGGTCTAGACCCTGATAGCCTCAAGCCGCTCTAG
- a CDS encoding YciI family protein, translated as MHFVFYGKDKADSLQLRLDNRAAHIEWLKSNPIPIAGPLLDENGDMVGSMVVCEAKDHAAASTMFANDPYAKAGLFASSEITPWKWIIGASE; from the coding sequence ATGCACTTCGTATTTTATGGCAAAGATAAAGCAGATAGCCTTCAACTGCGCCTCGACAATCGTGCGGCCCATATAGAATGGCTCAAATCAAACCCGATTCCAATTGCCGGGCCACTGCTCGATGAGAATGGTGACATGGTTGGCTCCATGGTGGTTTGCGAGGCAAAAGATCATGCAGCCGCAAGTACAATGTTTGCAAATGACCCTTACGCCAAAGCCGGCCTCTTTGCTTCTAGCGAAATAACACCATGGAAATGGATCATTGGCGCATCTGAATAG
- the zwf gene encoding glucose-6-phosphate dehydrogenase produces MVSKVIPVNSFDLIIFGATGDLAKRKIFPSLFRRFVAGQMTNESRVIGAARSEMNAKVFRKYMKDALVEFCADCCKDKDVVDAFLDLLSYVKVDAVSGDGMSALKKTLRDDVIRVFYLSVAPSLYKPIAKQLHDSGISTPDSRIVAEKPFGNSLPTARELNQELRNYFEEKQIYRIDHYLGKETVQNLMALRFANALFERSWNSTNIDHVQITVAEDLGVEGRGGYYDQSGAMRDMVQNHLMQLLCLIAMEPPSKFESDAVRDEKLKIIRALDPVQPENVVRGQYRDSDTGIGYLEHSENPESRTECFIAIKAHISNWRWAGTPFYLRTGKKMRNRKSEIAVVFRNPPHSIFDQKKDLQGNDLIIRLQPDEGITLKMTIKEPGPGGMRLAEVPMDMTFAETLGQVDQAPDAYERLIMDVVRGDQTLFMRDDEVEAAWEWIDPIMKQWEEAQDKPLAYDSGGSGPEEAMIMMHQDGRRWRSV; encoded by the coding sequence ATGGTCTCGAAAGTAATACCTGTGAATTCGTTTGATCTGATTATATTTGGAGCAACGGGTGATCTTGCTAAACGCAAAATATTTCCAAGCCTCTTTCGTCGTTTTGTTGCGGGACAAATGACAAATGAATCTCGTGTTATTGGTGCAGCACGCAGCGAGATGAATGCGAAAGTATTTCGCAAATATATGAAAGACGCCTTGGTAGAATTTTGTGCCGATTGTTGCAAAGACAAAGATGTTGTTGATGCGTTTTTGGACCTTCTGTCATACGTAAAAGTTGATGCTGTTTCTGGTGATGGCATGAGCGCCCTTAAAAAAACGCTGCGTGATGATGTGATCAGAGTGTTTTATTTGTCGGTAGCGCCCTCACTCTACAAACCAATAGCCAAACAACTTCATGATAGCGGTATTTCTACACCTGATTCGAGGATTGTCGCAGAAAAGCCATTTGGTAACAGCTTGCCAACGGCGCGGGAACTTAATCAAGAGCTTCGCAACTATTTTGAAGAAAAACAAATATACCGGATTGATCACTATCTCGGGAAAGAGACTGTGCAAAATCTGATGGCGCTGCGATTTGCAAATGCCTTGTTTGAACGCTCTTGGAATTCAACAAACATCGATCACGTACAAATTACAGTTGCTGAGGATCTTGGTGTTGAAGGTCGCGGTGGTTATTATGATCAATCTGGCGCAATGCGAGATATGGTTCAAAATCACCTGATGCAGTTATTGTGTTTGATCGCGATGGAGCCGCCTTCGAAATTTGAATCAGATGCGGTGCGGGATGAAAAACTAAAAATCATTAGGGCACTTGACCCGGTGCAACCAGAGAACGTTGTTCGTGGGCAATACCGTGATTCAGATACAGGCATAGGCTACTTGGAGCACTCGGAAAATCCTGAAAGTCGCACTGAGTGTTTTATTGCCATCAAGGCGCATATTTCCAATTGGCGCTGGGCGGGCACACCGTTTTATCTGCGAACAGGTAAAAAAATGAGGAATCGCAAATCCGAAATAGCGGTCGTCTTTCGTAATCCCCCTCATTCAATCTTTGATCAAAAGAAAGACCTGCAAGGCAATGATTTGATCATTCGTTTGCAGCCGGATGAAGGCATTACTTTAAAGATGACGATCAAAGAGCCTGGGCCTGGTGGAATGCGCCTTGCTGAGGTGCCTATGGATATGACCTTTGCTGAAACTTTGGGTCAGGTAGATCAGGCGCCAGATGCTTATGAACGCCTGATTATGGATGTCGTGCGCGGGGACCAAACGCTCTTTATGAGGGATGATGAGGTTGAGGCGGCATGGGAATGGATCGACCCAATTATGAAGCAGTGGGAAGAGGCACAAGATAAACCTCTTGCTTATGATAGTGGTGGTTCGGGACCAGAAGAAGCAATGATTATGATGCATCAGGACGGACGACGTTGGCGTAGTGTGTGA
- the pgl gene encoding 6-phosphogluconolactonase, whose translation MLNNISKYASPIQQAEALAISVASQLIETIESKDSAILAVAGGQTPAMFFEHLSRCQLDWTKVVITTTDERFVPKDSPRSNARLVAENLLINEAAEATFLALCDGEATPDLCAKDASSKIGKLLPVDVCVLGMGADMHIASLFPDTPGLEEAISADCPHLVLPMTPPTADEVRLTLTLPVLMNAKNLHILIVGSDKLDALNQSETIQSIIKAPVKSVLMHKMLQIHYAEKVV comes from the coding sequence ATGTTGAATAATATTTCTAAGTATGCTTCCCCAATTCAACAAGCAGAAGCGCTGGCCATAAGTGTTGCATCTCAACTGATAGAGACAATCGAGTCAAAAGATAGCGCAATTCTTGCGGTTGCTGGTGGGCAAACGCCTGCCATGTTTTTCGAGCATCTATCGCGCTGCCAGCTGGACTGGACTAAAGTGGTTATCACAACGACAGATGAACGCTTTGTGCCAAAAGACTCCCCGCGTTCTAATGCGCGTTTGGTGGCAGAAAATCTTTTGATTAATGAAGCGGCTGAGGCCACCTTTCTCGCGCTTTGCGATGGCGAGGCAACACCAGATCTTTGTGCCAAAGATGCTTCATCGAAGATAGGTAAGTTATTGCCTGTGGATGTTTGCGTGCTTGGTATGGGTGCGGATATGCATATTGCCAGTTTATTTCCTGATACCCCAGGTCTAGAAGAGGCAATATCTGCAGATTGTCCTCATCTGGTTTTACCGATGACGCCACCAACTGCAGACGAAGTACGCCTGACATTGACATTACCCGTTTTAATGAATGCGAAAAATCTTCATATTTTGATCGTTGGGTCAGATAAACTTGATGCCTTGAACCAGTCTGAAACAATACAATCTATTATCAAAGCACCAGTGAAATCGGTTCTAATGCATAAAATGCTTCAGATACATTACGCAGAAAAGGTAGTTTAA
- the edd gene encoding phosphogluconate dehydratase, which translates to MAIDDRIARVTDRIIERSSKTRSIYLSDMATAKPDGPARSHHTCSNQAHAFAGAGEDQESLLKRDAGNLGIVTAYNDMLSAHQPFERYPELLREAAREIGGTAQVAGGVPAMCDGVTQGTAGMELSLFSRDVIALAANVAMSHNTFDAAVYLGVCDKIVPGLVIAAQSFGHVPTVFLPAGPMTSGLPNDEKAKVRQQFAAGEVGRDELMAAEIASYHGPGTCTFYGTANTNQMLMEFMGMHLPGSSFVNPNTPLRDALTKAGAQRALQLSALGNHYTPVCTILDERAYVNGIVGLNATGGSTNHLIHLIAMARAGGIILDWQDFEEISEIVPLVTRVYPNGLADVNHFHAAGGLAAVIGDLLKNQLLHPDVSTIMGEGMEHYTKEPKLIDGEISWQGDEVHGINDKIIKTVADPFQKTGGIKRLSGNLGTAVMKVSAVAEEHRVVEAPVQVFNDQEEVKEAFKAGKLTEDVVVVVRFQGPKANGMPELHSLTPILSGLQSKGIKVALVTDGRMSGASGKVPAAIHVSPEALDGGNIAKLEDGDRVRVDAVTGDLIILTDGVVDRQAAVIDLSANEKGGGRDLFAPFRRHVTSADSGASVFWSDEH; encoded by the coding sequence ATGGCTATTGATGATCGTATTGCACGAGTGACTGACCGGATTATTGAGCGCAGCTCTAAAACGCGGTCCATCTATTTATCTGATATGGCGACAGCAAAGCCAGATGGGCCTGCGCGTTCCCATCACACATGCAGTAATCAGGCTCATGCTTTTGCTGGGGCTGGCGAAGACCAAGAGAGCCTTTTAAAGCGCGATGCTGGTAATCTAGGAATTGTGACGGCTTACAATGACATGCTGTCGGCCCACCAGCCCTTTGAACGCTACCCAGAACTTCTTCGTGAGGCTGCCCGCGAAATTGGCGGCACGGCTCAAGTTGCCGGCGGTGTGCCTGCGATGTGTGATGGCGTCACGCAAGGAACAGCGGGCATGGAGCTCAGTCTATTTTCTCGCGATGTGATAGCGCTGGCTGCTAATGTGGCCATGAGCCACAATACATTTGATGCCGCTGTTTATTTAGGCGTATGTGACAAGATCGTTCCAGGCCTGGTTATTGCGGCGCAGAGTTTTGGCCATGTTCCCACTGTTTTTCTGCCAGCCGGTCCCATGACCTCTGGCTTGCCCAATGATGAAAAAGCAAAAGTCCGCCAGCAATTTGCGGCAGGTGAAGTTGGGCGAGATGAACTTATGGCTGCAGAAATTGCATCCTATCATGGTCCAGGTACATGCACTTTTTATGGCACTGCAAATACCAATCAAATGCTGATGGAATTTATGGGTATGCATTTGCCGGGTTCTAGCTTTGTAAATCCCAATACGCCTTTGCGCGATGCTTTGACAAAAGCGGGTGCGCAGCGTGCGCTACAATTAAGCGCTTTGGGTAACCACTACACACCTGTGTGCACCATTTTAGATGAGCGCGCCTATGTTAATGGGATTGTTGGTCTTAATGCAACCGGCGGGTCGACCAATCATTTGATCCATTTGATTGCTATGGCGCGCGCTGGTGGGATTATACTCGATTGGCAAGATTTCGAGGAAATCTCGGAAATAGTGCCACTTGTGACTCGTGTTTATCCAAATGGTCTTGCTGATGTGAACCATTTCCATGCAGCAGGCGGCCTTGCCGCAGTCATTGGTGATCTCTTGAAAAATCAACTCCTGCATCCTGATGTGAGTACGATCATGGGTGAGGGTATGGAGCATTATACAAAAGAGCCGAAACTTATTGATGGTGAAATTTCTTGGCAAGGGGATGAGGTACACGGCATCAACGATAAGATCATTAAAACCGTTGCGGACCCTTTCCAAAAAACAGGTGGTATAAAGCGGCTTAGTGGCAATCTCGGCACTGCCGTGATGAAAGTTTCTGCCGTGGCTGAAGAGCACCGTGTGGTAGAAGCGCCGGTTCAGGTGTTCAATGACCAAGAAGAAGTCAAGGAAGCTTTCAAAGCTGGAAAGCTCACTGAAGACGTTGTGGTTGTTGTTCGTTTCCAAGGGCCAAAAGCCAATGGTATGCCTGAGCTCCATTCTCTCACGCCAATTCTATCGGGTCTGCAAAGCAAGGGTATCAAAGTGGCATTGGTGACCGACGGGCGTATGTCGGGCGCATCAGGTAAGGTGCCGGCCGCTATTCACGTTTCGCCAGAAGCTCTCGATGGTGGCAATATTGCTAAACTTGAGGATGGCGATCGCGTGCGGGTTGATGCTGTAACAGGCGACCTCATAATTTTGACTGATGGTGTGGTCGACAGACAAGCTGCTGTGATTGATTTAAGTGCCAATGAAAAAGGCGGAGGTCGCGATTTATTCGCCCCTTTCCGGCGACATGTTACCTCGGCTGATAGCGGCGCGAGTGTTTTTTGGAGTGATGAACATTGA
- a CDS encoding bifunctional 4-hydroxy-2-oxoglutarate aldolase/2-dehydro-3-deoxy-phosphogluconate aldolase — MLDISKAARQICLKAPIIPVLVVENAADAVPLAKALIAGGLPVLEVTLRTDAALDVIREMAACEGAIVGAGTLLSPEDFHAAKEAGAQFGVSPGITDTLIDVAKSVKMPLLPGASTASEVMSLLEAGFDMLKFFPAEANGGVSALKSLASPLPSASFCPTGGVNTANAKDYLALPNVVCAGGSWMAPKAMIDNGDWDGIEKLAREAVALAS; from the coding sequence ATTTTAGATATTAGTAAAGCGGCGCGGCAGATTTGCCTGAAAGCGCCAATTATACCGGTGCTTGTTGTTGAAAATGCTGCCGATGCCGTGCCACTTGCCAAAGCATTGATTGCTGGTGGTTTGCCGGTTCTTGAGGTTACTCTTCGTACAGATGCTGCTCTTGACGTCATTCGTGAAATGGCGGCCTGCGAGGGTGCAATCGTTGGCGCAGGCACCTTGTTATCTCCTGAAGATTTTCATGCTGCCAAAGAAGCTGGCGCCCAATTTGGCGTATCCCCTGGTATAACGGATACACTTATTGATGTGGCTAAGAGCGTAAAAATGCCCTTGCTTCCGGGCGCGTCGACTGCAAGTGAAGTGATGTCTTTGTTGGAAGCGGGTTTTGATATGCTGAAGTTTTTCCCAGCAGAAGCCAATGGTGGTGTGAGCGCATTGAAGTCTCTTGCCTCACCTTTGCCAAGTGCAAGTTTTTGTCCCACAGGTGGGGTGAATACAGCTAACGCCAAAGATTATTTGGCCCTTCCAAATGTGGTTTGTGCTGGTGGCAGCTGGATGGCGCCTAAAGCAATGATCGATAATGGTGATTGGGACGGAATTGAAAAATTGGCCCGCGAAGCGGTTGCGCTAGCAAGCTAA
- a CDS encoding class II aldolase/adducin family protein, translating to MASEVDARRDIIDACLEMNASGLNQGTSGNISVQYEDRMLISPSAVPYKKLTPDMIASIDLTGDYTGDMPTSWDGPCKPSTEWRFHWLCMKRRDDITAVVHTHATYCTALSMLHKTIPACHYMVAAFGGMDVRCADYATFGTPELAENVMTALEGRTACIMANHGMVATGKGLEQAMWRAVELETLARQYQLALQLGEPVLLTEEQINDAIRLFAGYGV from the coding sequence ATGGCGAGCGAAGTCGATGCCCGTAGAGATATTATTGATGCATGTCTTGAGATGAATGCGAGTGGCCTGAATCAAGGCACATCAGGCAATATTTCAGTGCAATATGAAGACCGGATGTTGATCTCGCCGTCGGCTGTTCCCTATAAAAAGCTTACGCCTGACATGATCGCGTCAATAGATTTGACGGGGGATTATACGGGCGATATGCCGACATCATGGGATGGTCCATGTAAGCCATCAACTGAGTGGCGCTTTCATTGGCTTTGCATGAAGCGTCGAGATGACATTACGGCTGTGGTGCATACGCATGCGACATATTGCACGGCTCTTTCGATGCTGCATAAGACGATACCTGCCTGTCACTATATGGTCGCAGCTTTTGGCGGCATGGATGTTCGCTGTGCTGACTATGCAACTTTTGGGACACCTGAACTTGCAGAAAATGTGATGACAGCATTGGAAGGCAGAACGGCCTGTATAATGGCGAACCATGGCATGGTCGCAACAGGTAAGGGGCTGGAGCAGGCAATGTGGCGAGCAGTGGAACTTGAAACGCTCGCCCGTCAATATCAATTGGCATTACAACTAGGTGAGCCTGTTCTGCTAACAGAAGAACAAATCAACGATGCAATTCGTCTATTTGCGGGCTATGGTGTTTAG
- a CDS encoding carbohydrate kinase yields MIVCIGEALVDMIPRTLPSGDESYLPISGGAVFNTSIALSRLGSKAALLTGLSNDLFGQQIRASLLQSGVETDLIVTSDRPTTLAFVKLINGSAQYSFFDENSAMRMLALSDLGVFPKSAKALFMGGISLAIEPFGVACKEYLGTLNDDIPVMVDPNIRPTFISDEKAYRERLQTIIARSDIIKVSDEDLELMEPGSNFEEIAKDWIEQGASLVLRTLGGDGAEAVTATQTIKVDGVSVKVVDTVGAGDTFNAGLLHSLDTAGKLNRSSLKNLDDQDISTALSFACRCAAHTVGQAGANPPWQKDL; encoded by the coding sequence ATGATCGTTTGTATTGGGGAAGCACTCGTGGATATGATCCCTAGAACACTGCCAAGTGGTGACGAAAGCTATCTTCCCATTTCTGGCGGCGCCGTTTTCAATACATCCATTGCTTTAAGTCGGCTTGGCAGCAAAGCGGCCCTTCTGACAGGATTATCGAATGATCTATTTGGACAACAAATCCGCGCATCTTTGCTTCAATCCGGTGTCGAGACCGATTTAATCGTCACCTCAGACCGCCCAACAACTTTGGCATTTGTAAAACTAATCAATGGATCAGCTCAATATTCTTTCTTCGACGAGAATTCTGCCATGCGCATGCTGGCGCTATCTGATCTGGGAGTCTTTCCCAAGAGCGCCAAAGCACTCTTCATGGGTGGAATTAGTCTCGCAATCGAACCATTCGGTGTGGCCTGTAAGGAATATCTAGGCACCCTCAATGATGACATTCCAGTGATGGTGGACCCAAACATCAGACCTACTTTCATCTCCGATGAGAAAGCCTATCGCGAAAGATTGCAAACAATCATCGCCCGCAGCGACATCATCAAAGTATCTGATGAAGATCTTGAATTGATGGAGCCAGGGTCAAACTTCGAGGAAATAGCAAAAGACTGGATTGAACAAGGTGCTTCTCTTGTGCTGCGAACCCTTGGCGGCGATGGAGCCGAGGCCGTAACGGCAACGCAGACAATCAAGGTCGATGGAGTATCGGTCAAAGTGGTCGACACTGTTGGTGCGGGTGACACATTCAATGCAGGACTTCTTCATAGTTTAGATACAGCTGGAAAGCTCAACCGCAGTAGCTTGAAAAATCTTGATGACCAGGATATTTCAACAGCACTTTCTTTCGCTTGTCGGTGCGCTGCCCATACAGTGGGACAAGCAGGCGCAAATCCTCCTTGGCAAAAAGATTTATGA
- a CDS encoding mannitol dehydrogenase family protein — MIRLSNATLPELPAFVLSPSYERSKLKPGIVHIGLGNFHRAHQAWYLHRLMQEGEALDWAIVGAGVRPYDEKQRLKLKQQDYLTTLLELDPDKTSAEVIGSMIDYVPITEGNTSLIAQMADPAIRIVAMTVTEGGYYLNPVTKGFDECHADIRHDVEYPDKPCTAFGAIVAALKIRRESGALPFTCLSCDNLQGNGAILKQAVVCLAELSDPDLAKWIETHSTFPNSMVDCIVPATGEHELELAKELGIEDLVPVSHENFRQWVIEDDFCAGRPDWDKVGATFTDDVHDHEKMKLRLLNGGHQLIANAAEILGIQTISDAIAHEPISHFLSKVVGEEIAPHVMPVGDMTPELYLKLIIERFSNFRIIDTTRRVAFDGSSRHTGFVLPSIRDGISSKQSVSGLALAEAAWARMCAGTREDGTIIEPNDPFWDDLNVHAKQARERPLAWLEMTNIYGDLKDAAPFAEAFEKWLSLIWSEGMEAALKVYVEGS; from the coding sequence ATGATTAGACTATCAAACGCCACATTGCCTGAATTGCCAGCATTTGTTCTCAGCCCATCTTATGAGCGGTCAAAGCTGAAGCCTGGTATTGTGCATATAGGGTTAGGGAATTTCCACCGTGCCCATCAGGCGTGGTATTTGCACCGCCTTATGCAAGAAGGTGAAGCTTTGGACTGGGCAATTGTGGGCGCTGGTGTGCGCCCCTATGATGAAAAGCAACGATTAAAACTGAAGCAACAAGATTATTTGACGACATTGCTTGAGCTGGACCCAGATAAAACATCAGCTGAAGTTATTGGTTCTATGATTGATTATGTCCCAATCACCGAAGGTAATACATCATTGATCGCACAGATGGCAGATCCTGCAATTCGTATTGTTGCAATGACTGTTACCGAGGGCGGCTATTATCTCAACCCAGTAACAAAAGGTTTTGATGAGTGCCATGCGGATATTCGTCACGACGTGGAATATCCTGATAAGCCATGCACAGCCTTTGGTGCCATTGTGGCGGCCTTAAAGATACGTCGTGAGTCTGGCGCTTTGCCATTTACATGTCTTAGCTGTGATAATTTGCAAGGCAATGGGGCAATTTTAAAACAAGCGGTCGTCTGTCTGGCTGAATTAAGCGATCCTGATCTAGCAAAGTGGATTGAAACGCATTCCACTTTCCCGAACTCTATGGTGGATTGTATTGTACCTGCCACAGGCGAACACGAATTGGAATTAGCCAAAGAACTTGGCATTGAAGATTTGGTGCCTGTTAGTCATGAAAATTTTCGTCAATGGGTGATTGAAGATGATTTTTGTGCGGGCCGGCCTGATTGGGACAAGGTTGGCGCTACCTTTACCGATGATGTGCATGATCATGAAAAAATGAAACTTCGCCTCCTCAACGGAGGGCATCAGTTGATTGCGAATGCGGCTGAAATATTGGGTATTCAAACCATTTCAGATGCAATAGCCCATGAGCCTATAAGTCATTTTTTGAGCAAGGTTGTGGGCGAAGAAATCGCTCCTCATGTCATGCCAGTGGGCGATATGACGCCGGAGTTATATTTAAAGCTCATCATTGAGCGGTTTTCTAATTTCAGGATAATAGACACAACACGCCGTGTGGCTTTTGATGGATCATCGCGGCATACAGGCTTTGTTTTGCCATCGATTCGTGACGGGATAAGCTCAAAGCAGTCAGTTAGTGGTTTGGCATTGGCGGAAGCGGCATGGGCACGCATGTGTGCTGGTACGCGCGAAGATGGAACAATTATTGAGCCCAATGATCCTTTTTGGGATGATTTAAACGTTCACGCAAAACAGGCACGAGAGCGACCTCTCGCATGGTTGGAAATGACGAATATCTATGGTGACCTGAAAGACGCTGCGCCTTTTGCTGAAGCATTTGAAAAGTGGCTCTCGCTGATTTGGAGTGAGGGTATGGAAGCGGCACTTAAAGTGTATGTAGAAGGCTCATAA